atatttcagtactACTTTATAAAACTATTGCCTTAAATCTATTCTGGAATAAAAtttttgtaattcatttttgtaataaattcCATTACCCCAAACCTATGTAAGCTTTACAGTGGAAATCAGACATACTTATACGAGCTCTTTGTAGTGACAGGTTTTATACACGTAGATGCACACAAGATAAAAGTGAACAGAAATCTTCAAGTTctataaaaatctgtttaattgCAGAACTTCAAGTCTCAGTCTATAACACTCTTACAAAGTCTTCATCAGGAGGCTGCTAAATtgccataaaatattttaaatgttctttttatgaTACATCAGCAACAGTGCTCTAAGTTCctatcactttctttttttcccccacaagaACCTTTTTAAAACGATCTTGAGTACTAATTTGTTAATACTTAACATTCTGCTGAAATAGCACTCAGCACAATACAAAGGCAAAGCCCAAGTATAGTTTATTCAACAAATGGCCCTTTTGTAAAGGCCACATCACTATAAATAAAGCCTTGTCTCTCCTGAGTGGAAgcttttcaccttttctttttttaaaacaaatcttgctttcctttaaaaaggaaagaccTTATTCTAGATCCTAAAGCTTTTGGGTCCATGCCAAATACAGCTCTAAACACACAGTAAATTAAGAGTTGGTTAGGAATGgatgcttttcctctctcctcctttcctatcatttttctaaaataacaaaaaatgttaaaaaaagaaaccaagtaGTTCCGtgtttatttcacttttcaggagaaaaagcaactgCAACAAAAGAATGTGTTTCTCTCCCATTCTGGAAGGCAACATGCAGTTTGAATCTAACTTCACATTTCGAGATGCCATTGATGACATCGACACCAACATGTACCGACCACTGTCATATGCATTAAGCTTTCAAGTGTCTCTCACTGGATTTTTGATGTTAGAAATTGTTTTGGGACTTGGCAGCAACCTCACCGTGCTGGTACTTTACTGTATGAAATCCAACTTAATCAATTCTGTCAGTAACATAATTACAATGAACCTTCACGTACTTGATGTAATAATTTGTGTGGGATGTATTCCTCTAACTATAGTTATCCTTCTGCTTTCACTGGAGAGTAACACTGCTCTGATCTGCTGCTTCCACGAGGCTTGTGTCTCTTTTGCAAGCGTTTCAACCGCAATCAATGTATTTGCTATCACTCTGGACCGATACGACATCTCTGTCAAACCTGCCAACCGAATTCTGACCATGGGAAGGGCTGTGATATTAATGACATCAATATGGATCATTTCGCTTTTTGCCTTCCTGATTCCTTTCATTGAAGTCAATTTCTTCAGTCTTCAAAGTGCAAGTACTTGGGAGAACAAGACACTGCTGTGTGTCAGCGCAAACGAGTACCACACCGAGCTAGGGATGTACTACCACCTCCTCGTCCAGATCCCCATCTTCTTCTTCACCGTGGTAGTGATGCTAATCACATACACCAAAATACTCCAGGCTCTTAACATCCGAATTGGCACAAGATTTACAACGggacaaaagaagaaagctcgaaagaaaaaaactatttctcTCACCACTCAACATGAGACCACGGACATGTCGCAGAGCAGCGCAGGAAGAAACGTGGTCTTTGGTGTAAGGACTTCCGTGTCCGTGATCATCGCCCTGCGCCGAGCTGTGAAGCGGCACCGGGAGCGACGAGAGCGGCAGAAGAGAGTCTTCAGAATGTCCCTCCTGATCATTTCcacctttctgctctgctggacACCCATCTCTGTTCTAAACACCACAATCTTGTGTTTGGGCCCAAGTGACCTTTTGGTAAAGTTACGCTTATGTTTTCTAGTCATGGCATACGGAACAACTATTTTTCACCCTCTACTTTATGCATTCACAAGGcaaaaatttcagaaagttCTGAAAAGTAAGATGAAAAAACGAGTTGTTTCAATCGTGGAAGCAGATCCCATGCCAAATAACGCAGTCATACACAACTCATGGATAGAGCctaaaaggaacaaaaagatcACCTTCGAAGACAACGAAGTAAGGCAGAAATGTTTAGTACCTCAGGTTGTCACTGACTAGACTTCAGTATTCACCAAAATACATTGAGAGGAACATTTGAACAAATTGTAGAAAAATACTGccaaataagaaaaacattttttaactaTTGGCTAGACTGTACATTTTCCAGTATCTGTGTTAAATAGAGTAGGTCTTGTATATTCAATTTCTTCATTATGTAAGATATCTGTTGCATGGCCGTTTGTTAGCGTAACACCATGTGTATATTTGTCAGAAATATTCAAGTCctcttttttagaaaataaatagcctTAAAGAAGtgcaaacttttaaaatatttgtatggctcagtttctctgtaaatataaaataatttttaaacaagattttCACTCggaaatctttcattttctaaagcaCAAATTCAACTTTTGCAtggtatatttttaaattgagttCATAAACATTGATCAGAGATATTCTGATCGCTATACAGCTACAATTTAGGCACATTTTAATCTCATATTCGGATATGcacttatttacttatttcaaATTTCTCCAGCATCCAATCCAGCATGCTCTTCAATTAACGATTCAGAAccagttattttttatttgaatcacATTGGTTGAAAGACTTctaagaaaagaggagaaaaaagttcTTGCATATCAAAACAGTTGATCACAGTCTCAGAGGTACAGTTTTGGTacagaaagcacaaaatattGAATAATTATAAGAggggcagagggggacagtGGGAAAGATGCACTGAGGGTGAAAACACAGATGAGAAAGTCACTGGGCCTGATATTAACCAGCAAGAACCAACAAAACCATTTGTGCAAAGACTCAGATGTTCACACTGCAGGGGCTTTGCAGCTGGACCTCCAGCATGACATGGGgatcttctggaaagaaaatacttattgAACCATCTATCATCATAGACAGAGCTGTCAAGTGCCACAGCTAattcagaaacaattttcttggCCTCATTAacttttgtattattttggTTTCATCTTTGCTCCAGTGATGTTCAGTTCTGGTCATGCAACTGCTTTCTCACAAGTCAAATCCCACAGTGGCTAGCTAACCTATTTCTGCATATTCTGGAGAGATGCGTCATACCATCATTATATACCCTCTTTTTCCATTCCATCTCATGCCTTTGATGAGCAGACAGGAAGCCTTCAGAAGCCATCATCTATAACACTGCAAGCAAGAACTGAGATACTCATCCCCCCACTTTCTTTTCTGGGTGGCTTGAACTATCCCATATATAAAAACTCAGTATTTCAGTGAACAGCGGCATTtattgacttttaaaaaacctacaagatcaATTAGTGAGAATGCTTTAACTTGTCTGGCTATATAAACTCCTCAGTGTATCACCTGTTACCATGATAATTAGAAGGATAACTTTCAGTAAGTGCTAACTactattaaaaaacaaccaatcaaaaaaccaacagaacaTATTCTTGAATATGAGAGCTATTTTGACTAAAGTATTACATAAAAACTGAGTATTTCTGATGCGCTTTTCTAAAGTtgcctagggaaaaaaaataattgtggcTTTAAGGGAGCAAAATGCTACTTCCCATCACATTATTAAATCATATCTGTACTGCCAACACTGTttttgtggttaaaaaaaaagaagaaatgaaaagctacACATTTGATGTACCTTAATTTACCCAAGCAGAAGACACTGTGGCTCCATATTCCACAAAGATCAGGAACATAAAATTATCCAAATTCTACCTATACATTCTATTATCTgataataatttgttttctaaaattatGGTAAAATATTCACCCAAAGATAACTACATTGGCTTTGTTCTAAAAGCTAAACCAACTATTCCAGCATTCAACTGTACCTGCTTATAAAGAGTGTGGACCAGTGTGAATTTCATCCAAGCTAGCTCTAGGTTCCAATAGGAATAGAAATCCTTCATCTTATTCAGAAGCAAACTTAATAgtagtagatttttttattcttttttaatctcataTGTTCCAAATTTAACACTTCAAAAGAATTCCTGCATGAGTAAGCTCTTGTGAGAAGATGTGAATCCAAAAAGCTTGAACTGgtaaatctctttttttttttttttctcctaacacTTCCTCCCTTCTCTGACTAGCTATATTCTGCAGATTCTGGACATTAGGAGGAGGATAAAGTGGGATCTCTAAGATTAATGGCATAATATGATTTAACTGATTACTTATCTTCCAATAAAGCAttcttaaattaatttaaaatatcattcatttatttaagaagaagaaaacgAGAAATAATGACCCCAGCACATGAATAATCTCATAATTACTCATGTTCTTATCTGAAATAATCATTTAAGAAAAGATTGCAGACTTAAAACGTTTCTCTACACCACAGctttacttttaaaaactaAGTAAAATCTCAAGTACTACATATTTAGTGTTTAAGGGCTCATTCATTAGAAAGCCAGATTCAGTGACGTAGTACCTcataacaaagagaaaacacaacCGAGGAATCAGAGCAAGAGATTAAAGGAGCTTTTAAAGGCTGTGTCACTCAGCCAGTGATTGCCAGTAAGAATACATGCAGGTCCATTTGTACATTTACTGTTCTTCACCTTtcatgaaacacagaaaaggacTTACATGACGCTGGAGTACACTTTGAGGTCTGCTGAAAGAAATTCCGCACAGAGCAGGGAGTAAGAAATACGTGCACTTGAATATACGCACAGGAGTCATTACAAAACAGAAGCATACACGATCTGTACCGCAAAGATGACAGATCTAACacaaacaagacaaaataaagAGCAAGTGGTGAAGCAAGACTGCATATCCCGCAGATACAGAAAAGGATTTCAGGAGGGATGTGAAGGTGTGCCGTGGGTGCTTGACAGACAAAGActaaaacagaacacaaaaaataGGCAGCATCACTGGAGTGAAAAGGGCAAATATACGCCGCGGTATTGTACAATAAGAAGCCCACTACATTCTTAAAAATGATCTCATCACAGTGAGTCATTAGTTCAATTACATTTCACACCATTCAGCCTAAGGCAAGCAGAACTGTACAGGACTCTAAAAATGCTAATTCCAGCAAACGCATTGTGGAAATTTGAGCAATAAACACCAGTTTCCATGTATTCACCGTCCCTGAGGTATTAGCTGACATCTGACCACGTTTTCTTCTAACTTGCAAATGTAGTTCCGCTCAATTTTACACTGTGAAATGAGGTCAGCCCCCACTAAAAATATAAAACGCTGAGGAGAATGCCAGTACCTATCATAGCGCCTGAGAGCCATACCCGAACAAACCAGTATAGCACGAACCAGtgaaatagaaatgtaaatAGATCTCAAATACCTAGTTTCAAGACAGCAACAATTTTTACAGGTTACAACACACTGCTATGTGGTCAGAAGTTCCGTTTGCTTCATTAGTACCAGGGGAATAGGAACTGCAATGACTTCTAAATATATTAGATCAGAAATTTATACCTCCGGATATATATTAAATCAATACAATTCTCTTCCTTCATTGTTACCTAAATCCACACACACGTTATACATCATTATTATATATCCGCACACATCCAAAGCAGAGTTCAATATTAGCatctatttcatatttatatgGATGCTTTTTCATGAGTGCATCTCTGAACTAAACAGACACTATGCTCCACCATGCATACACTTCAACAtctctttttatatatttttttaagtaaataaaacattcaatAGGATATATCATTTACGTAGGCTTTAGAAggatttttctgctctgttaaCCATTATGTATATTGTACTGCATCTTTCTCTGCATCAGTGTATGTGCTAGGCATCAGCATTCCTTGATATCTGAGTGTTGTAGacatgtttgtttcttctgaagtgTTTTAGTTACCAAATGTCGttaaacactttttaaaaagaagaaattgcagcATTCCTTTAGCAAATATTCAAGGTAGTACTGAAAGACACAGAATAGACCAACTtagccttcccttccccacagTTCAAACAAAATACCTTGAATGTGCAGCTGAGGACAATCAGCTTCAGCCTTAAGACCTTCCAGCTTCACAACAGCCAAATCCCCCTCCCACTTCACACATTCTGCTGCAATATCAGTGAATTCATTTGTCTTGCActaaaagcacagaagaactTGCCTGTGTGATTACCTTGCCCCAACTCACAGAACAATCTCgcaattcaaaaggaaaattaaatatgggggtagctttttgttttgctggggagttatgtgtaaaaaaaaatacaacaaagagACATCATAACTGACTAATAAGGAAATTAGAATTGACTCATACCCAGTGTCTGTTAATGCAGGATGCAAAGCACATTGGGAATACAGGTCAATAGCAAAAGGGCAGAAGGTGGAAGGAACACTGAGGAGACTGCGGTCATCGTGACTGCAGAAAGGTGGAGGGCAACATGCACTTGCCACAAGAAGCATGCTAACCTTGTTTTTCATATTATAATAGAAACCCACAACAGCTGATCTTTGAATCATCAAGTGTGATAAGTGCTTTTGACAAAACCACTCGGAGCAAGGGGGAGAGCCACATGACTAGCAGCTCCAAAGGTTCTGACTTAATAAATTGTACACCGAATAACAGCCAAACCCAGCATTATTCCATTGGTTCTTGGACTAGAGATACACCATACATTCTGCTGAGTACAATGTGCTTACAGAGCACAACTATTCCAAGAAcagagctgaaaggaaaatgttagaTGTCTGTTCCCAGTGATAAATCTTAAAAATTCAACTGAATTTTCCCTCGATCTGGTATTGGTCAGATAACTTCAGTTTGTCTTGATGCTTCAGAAGCGTTTCATAACCGCAGTgcattttcaattatttcttctttatcttAATTTACTTTTGTAGAGTATTAAACTGAAGGGCAAATGTCATTAGATACttcaatgttattttaaaaaatacgACTTCGGTGATTATTACAAATTGAGTCAGAATGGAAGAAATCTTTtctattacatttattttatgcagTTGATatcagctgttttctttgcaaggaaattctcacagaaagaaaaaaatgaaaaaaaaaaatgaagacttccAGTGAAAGTTCTGCAGAAGGCATATAACCGAAATTATTAAGAGGGTTTATTTGTACAGCATGGTTATCTGCGCTCGGTCTGGCTGCGGAcgctcagcaggcagcagcaggcggGCGAGCTGCCGGCACACTGCTGTTGGCAAACAGCGTGCCCGTGTTTCCTGCTCAGGCTGAGCTCTGGAGATAGACGTTTGGTTTCTGTTATCTTGCTATGATCTCTAACTTCCTCCCCTATCCTGCAACAGTTTAACTTGATACCACGTCTGATAAACAAATCAatatcactgctgaaacaataTTAGTGCCGTTAAATCTGTCACTCTGGCTATGTCAGACTGTTATTAACAGCAATATTAGCACAGCTTTACTTCAGCTGTACTAGGCTCTCTCACAATCTGTTGAGAGATTTACTTCAAATTAAACTCCATTAGGAATAGGGGAAAAGCACAATAACTGATGACAACCTACTGATACTTCATACCACGGTTTTCTTCCAAaactcatttcaaaatatttttcattaatccTTGTCACAGATAAccagagaaagaagcagagggGATGTAGAAAAAAAGGACAGCTTTCCACATGAGTAAATAATTCCAAATATCAGTGATAGCTTGCTTATGGGCCTGTGTTTAACACTGTGCTGATTACGTGCataagaaaggggaaagacACATTATTTTTGCAATGTATGTATCCTCACAAAATAAGAGTGAAAGCAAGCACTGCTGTTGTAAACTCCTTAACAGAAAGAAGGACATACCAATCCTGTCAGCCAGCTGATAGCCAGGAAGGGAAACCcatcagtgaaaaacaaagtgaaaagaaTATGCggggggaaaaggaaatgttaacAATAGGTACCTGGTTCAGGGACTGAACACCTAACCCTAGAAGAAAActcacagaaaaatgatttttgtgttttgttaaaatatcACACACCCGCACACATATGCTAAATCATCTTCATTTAGCCATGGTGCATTGCATATGTACTTGTTGCTACCGCCATTGGTAGGTGAAGTATTTCAGGAGAGGTTTTTTCCAGATACAATCGATGTTCCAAGAACGTATTTGCATGTAACAAAAGGGTATAACTTGAATTATAAATTcaccttagaatcatagaatcactcaggttggaaaggaccttcaagatcatcaagtccaaccgcaacctaaccatactgctctaacaacccgctgctaaatcatgtccctgagcaccacatccaaacgttttttaaacacattcagggatggtgactcagccacctccccgaagagcctgttccagtgcttaacaaccctttctttaaagaaatttttcctgatatccaacctaaacctcccctggcgcaacttgaggccattgccccttgtcctgtcacctgtcaccagtgagaagagaccagccccgctctcactgcaatcacctttcaggtatttgaagagagcaatgaggtctcccctcagtctcctcttccccagactaaacagccccagttcctttagtcgctcctcgtagggcatattctccaagcccttcaccagccttgttgcccttctttggacctgctccagcacctccatgtcatttctgtactgaggcgcccaaaactgaacacagtactcgaggtggggcctcaccagtgccgagtagaggggcaggattacttccccagtcctgctcaccacaccatgcctgatacaagccaggatgccattggccttcttggccacctgggcacactgctggctcatattcagccaactgtccatcagcacaccaaggtccctttccgtcaggcagctttccagccactcctccccaggtCTGTATGGTTGCCTGGGGTTGTCGTGATCAAAGTGCAGGATCCGACCTGACCTTCTCAGTCACCAAGCAAACGTCAAATCATGAGAAATCTCTAAACAGAATGAATCACTTCATTTTCTATGTTGAAACCGGAACAAACATTTACGTTTAATAATTTAGACTGCATGATTTTTTATGCCTATGCATATAGAGACATACAGTTCATCTCCTGTCTTGCAAAAAATGgataaaacatgcaaaaaaaaaaagcccatgaAGATCCATTGAAGCCACCTTTAAAAAGATGAATGCATTCACAAGATTCCAGAAGTACTGCCTCAGCTGTACAGCTTACAATGCAGAATTCTGGAAGTGGTTTAAATAAAGTTCAGTGGAAGTGGGAAACCTGATTCAGTCACTGAGACTTTGTTAGGTCCTAACTGCATTTCATGTTAGAATCTGAAGCTTCTAGTACAAGTTTGGTTTGCAAGCTGGGCAAAAACCCTATGGAAATATCTGCAGTCTGCCATAGAAACTGTATGTTCTCAAAATCATAGTTCGTTCCCTCTTTTAGTGAGGTTAGGTCTTCACATCTTTCCCTGAAGTGACATGAATACATAAGAGACTGTGCTGCCCTTCAGCTGAAGTGGGGCTACCTTGAAGATAAGCAGGTAACCAGATTGAGCGCCTCTGGGCAGTGGAAGGTTGCCTCTGAAtggtaaataaaaacattgGACTACTTTACTTCTCAAACTGTAACAGAGAAGTGCTCACAAAGCATCTGACAGAActaatatttgaaaattacGTGCGTGaggcaagaaacaaaataaaactactcTTGTGAAAATTGcctatttttaaagctgcttcCTATTTTCAGGAATTAAATCTTACTCTACGCTGCTCATTACTCTGTATTACATATAGCAAGGTCTTCACTGATCCATAAGGCAAGGCAGGAATAACACAAAGAAATCCTGGCTCCCATCCAAGACCTGAACAAAGACTGGACTTCAGTCTTCTTTCATAGCTATACGGTTAGGTTTCGAGGGTTTTTAAACCTGAACTGACTCAACACATTAGACATTAATAGGGTAAAACTGGTTATGTTTAAGATTTGAATAACCAGTATTTACATGAGGAATTACAACAAAACCACGTACACATTccatttttcaattattttatacTTCTGAATTTCCAAACCCCATTTTCCAGCCCGTAGCCattgtcatttctttctctactAATCAAAGAGTCCTTCTGTGACCCTTTATTTTCTCCCCATGAATGCACCTCTACAGTCTTaatcatcaagaaaaaaagagcccTTTTAATCTCCTACTGTGACACGTATAATTGCATTTATTCACAAGTCTCCACAAAACTATGTTTTTATCTGTATAGCACAATTCCCTATGCCAATTGCTCAAGTACAGGTTTGCCTGCTACAGCTGCATGAATGCTAGGACTGAAACAACATTGGTAAAGCAACCTCAGCATGCATGCAGACTTATTCCAATACTTTACATTAGTTTAGTACtacattttcatatttgtaaaaacagaTCACAGGAAGGTGTTTCGttgtgaggttttttgtttgggtttgttttgtttttaagaaaaatgcgCATATGTGTTGAATATATAAGATGCCCACgtctgcttctcctccagcaaATGGCCTTACTCTGAGGTTCATATCTGCAGAAAACTGTCACTTACCTTACCTTTGTTCCTCTTTTTCACCTGCCCTAATCACAAAATTATCTGCCAAGAATGTACAGCAATTGTGAGGTAAGAGGAAgtgatttatgtttttttcccctaagtaAGAATTTAAATAAGATGTCTAAACTGTAGATGATACAAGTATAATAAATCCATAATATAACTATACAATTTCCTACATCAACTATGCAGTCAAAAACCACAAGTTTCTTtgacaaaatatgttttccattACAAAAACTGACTATCACCCATTCAGCTTCATagctttgaaattttcttttacatttttgaatTTGGACGTGTAGAGAATTTTcacatacattttttctttctagggGAGTTTGGCTGAGGACAGCAGGGAGGATGTGTGCTATTATTTTACTGTAACAGCTTTGTGCCTGACTGACTttaatttcaacagaaataccatttccctttctgaatGCGGGACTTTGTCTTTTCCCATTCAGTAAGGAGTTACAAATGAATGGCTCCAGGAAGCTAGCACATTTGTCTAACATCCTCCTTTCTTATTGTTGGAATACAAAATACCTTTAGTTTATGGAAGAACATTGTCCTGCATTACCCTGTCTCCCTctaaaacaaaagtatttatttaaaaatcctAAATCATTATGAACATTCTGGAAACCTGTATACTGGTAAGGTTATTCTATGGTAGGTATCTTTCTGGCTCCTGTCAGTCATCAGTTTTTCTGCACACTTTTGTCATATTTAAACTCTACACTTGTCATTCATATTGAATATGTTCACACGTTCTTTACTAATTATAATTGTTATCCTTGCTTTGTCAATACAATAGAACAGATCTTTGGCCTGGACTATACTTTCATTTGATTGCCAAAAGGCCACTATCTCACAGGCTCGTCAATAAGCTTTCAACTTTCAAgttcatttaaatacatttgtccAAACTACTGACTAGATCATCTGcattagaaaattaaaactcttcagaaatgaaacattaaagCAGTGGGTCTATGCTCAGTTTGTCCTGTGTGGCATGGCTACTAAACTTCTGTCAACAACTGGCTTCtaaatcaaataaatgttttccatttgattATAATAATTCCTCTGTTAGAAATTAGTGATGTTTTATTACAGGTCATAGAAGTCTGGACTCCCAACATCACAGTTTCTCAGAAACATCTCAGAAAAGAACGgtgatgtttccattttcctggtTTAATCTGGTGGATTGTGAAAGTAACATCTCTTAGATTTTTCCACCAGTCTCTCTAACCTACAGACATTTACAGAATCTTATTGTTATCCCCAGTGAAATTTTCCAACCAAGATCTCCAGCTAATGGCTACCACCATTACTTGATCTTTCCAAACAAGTCAAATGCTCACTACCTCTCCTTGGCGATAACAAGTTACCTGTCCATTTCATCCATTTCTATCCTCTCTATTGCGTATTCTATTTCTGAATCCAACTGTTCAAAGAGAACAATCGTGGATGCAGTGTTGAAGTGTTATTTCTGTAACAAACACAATCACTGGGTTACGCAGTAATAAATTCTTCAGCccaagaaaaaagataaatattatgAAGCACTTCTCAGTGTTATTTCCTTGACCACTAACCAACAGATTTCACCATTGCCATgtataaacaaaaagaagcacaCATCCTCCCTTC
The Numida meleagris isolate 19003 breed g44 Domestic line chromosome 1, NumMel1.0, whole genome shotgun sequence genome window above contains:
- the GPR22 gene encoding probable G-protein coupled receptor 22, translating into MCFSPILEGNMQFESNFTFRDAIDDIDTNMYRPLSYALSFQVSLTGFLMLEIVLGLGSNLTVLVLYCMKSNLINSVSNIITMNLHVLDVIICVGCIPLTIVILLLSLESNTALICCFHEACVSFASVSTAINVFAITLDRYDISVKPANRILTMGRAVILMTSIWIISLFAFLIPFIEVNFFSLQSASTWENKTLLCVSANEYHTELGMYYHLLVQIPIFFFTVVVMLITYTKILQALNIRIGTRFTTGQKKKARKKKTISLTTQHETTDMSQSSAGRNVVFGVRTSVSVIIALRRAVKRHRERRERQKRVFRMSLLIISTFLLCWTPISVLNTTILCLGPSDLLVKLRLCFLVMAYGTTIFHPLLYAFTRQKFQKVLKSKMKKRVVSIVEADPMPNNAVIHNSWIEPKRNKKITFEDNEVRQKCLVPQVVTD